The following are from one region of the bacterium genome:
- the groES gene encoding co-chaperone GroES, with product MALSIKPLADRVIVEPMEAETMKGGIIIPDTAKEKPQRGKIVAVGPGRVAEDGKRVAPEVKKGDVVLYGKYSGTEVTVGDKDYLILREGDVLAIL from the coding sequence ATGGCTCTCAGCATCAAGCCCCTTGCGGATCGCGTCATCGTCGAGCCGATGGAGGCCGAGACGATGAAGGGCGGCATCATCATCCCCGACACGGCCAAGGAGAAGCCCCAGCGGGGCAAGATCGTGGCCGTGGGTCCGGGCCGCGTCGCCGAGGACGGCAAGCGCGTGGCCCCCGAGGTCAAGAAGGGCGACGTCGTGCTGTACGGCAAGTACTCGGGCACCGAAGTCACCGTCGGCGACAAAGACTACCTGATCCTGCGCGAGGGCGACGTCCTCGCCATCCTCTAG
- the groL gene encoding chaperonin GroEL (60 kDa chaperone family; promotes refolding of misfolded polypeptides especially under stressful conditions; forms two stacked rings of heptamers to form a barrel-shaped 14mer; ends can be capped by GroES; misfolded proteins enter the barrel where they are refolded when GroES binds) — protein sequence MAKMIKFDADARDKLKRGVDQLANTVKITLGPRGRNVILDKKYGSPIVTNDGVTIAKEIELPDPFENMGAQMLKEVASKTNDVAGDGTTTATLLAQVIIREGMKNLAAGANPMYMKKGIEAATAAAVDSLKKQSKVVRDSATIASVASISANNDESIGKIIAEAMEKVGKDGVITVEDAKGTEMELDVVEGMQFDRGYLSPYFITNPETMKVELDEPVLLVHDKKISTMKDILPILEKVAQMGRPLLIVSEDIDGEALATLVVNKLRGTLQVAAVKAPGFGDRRKAMLEDLAVLTGGRVMCEDAGLKLENTTTADLGRCSKVTIDKDNTTIVGGKGKSADVKARIQQIRTQIEDTTSDYDREKLQERLAKLAGGVAVIRVGAMTESEMKEKKHRVEDALSATRAAVEEGIVAGGGVALLRAAKAITDLKLEGEAAVGRDIVARAVEEPVRMIAENAGVEGSLVVAHLRAEKKATVGFNAAKMIYEDMFEAGIIDPVKVTRSALQNAASIAALLLTTEACVTDEPEKDKPMSGGGGGMGGMGGMDMM from the coding sequence ATGGCCAAGATGATCAAGTTCGACGCCGATGCGCGCGACAAGCTGAAGAGGGGCGTCGACCAGCTCGCCAACACCGTGAAGATCACCCTCGGCCCCCGCGGCCGCAACGTGATCCTCGACAAGAAATACGGCTCGCCCATCGTCACCAACGACGGCGTGACCATCGCCAAGGAGATCGAGCTGCCCGATCCCTTCGAGAACATGGGCGCCCAGATGCTGAAGGAAGTCGCCAGCAAGACCAACGACGTGGCCGGCGACGGCACCACCACCGCGACCCTGCTGGCCCAGGTCATCATCCGCGAGGGCATGAAGAACCTCGCCGCCGGCGCCAACCCGATGTACATGAAGAAGGGCATCGAGGCCGCCACCGCCGCCGCCGTCGATTCGCTGAAGAAGCAGTCGAAGGTCGTGCGCGACAGCGCCACCATCGCCTCGGTCGCCTCGATCTCGGCGAACAACGACGAGTCGATCGGCAAGATCATCGCCGAGGCGATGGAGAAGGTCGGCAAGGACGGTGTCATCACCGTCGAGGACGCCAAGGGCACCGAGATGGAGCTGGACGTCGTCGAGGGCATGCAGTTCGACCGCGGCTACCTCAGCCCGTACTTCATCACCAACCCCGAGACGATGAAGGTCGAGCTGGACGAGCCCGTCCTGCTGGTCCACGACAAGAAGATCAGCACGATGAAGGACATCCTGCCGATCCTCGAGAAGGTCGCGCAGATGGGCCGCCCGCTGCTGATCGTCTCCGAGGACATCGACGGCGAGGCCCTGGCCACGCTGGTCGTCAACAAGCTGCGCGGGACCCTGCAGGTCGCCGCGGTCAAGGCGCCCGGCTTCGGCGACCGCCGCAAGGCGATGCTCGAGGACCTGGCCGTGCTGACCGGCGGCCGCGTCATGTGCGAGGACGCCGGCCTGAAGCTGGAGAACACCACGACCGCCGACCTCGGCCGCTGCTCGAAGGTCACCATCGACAAGGACAACACCACGATCGTGGGCGGCAAGGGCAAGTCGGCCGACGTCAAGGCCCGCATCCAGCAGATCCGCACCCAGATCGAGGACACCACCAGCGACTACGACCGCGAGAAGCTGCAGGAGCGGCTGGCCAAGCTGGCCGGCGGCGTCGCGGTCATCCGCGTCGGCGCGATGACCGAGTCCGAGATGAAGGAGAAGAAGCACCGCGTCGAGGACGCCCTGTCGGCCACCCGCGCGGCGGTCGAGGAGGGCATCGTCGCCGGCGGCGGCGTGGCGCTGCTGCGCGCGGCCAAGGCCATCACCGACCTGAAGCTCGAGGGCGAGGCCGCCGTCGGCCGCGACATCGTGGCCCGGGCGGTCGAGGAGCCGGTGCGCATGATCGCCGAGAACGCCGGCGTCGAGGGCTCGCTGGTCGTCGCGCACCTGCGCGCCGAGAAGAAGGCGACCGTCGGCTTCAACGCCGCGAAGATGATCTACGAGGACATGTTCGAGGCCGGCATCATCGACCCGGTCAAGGTGACCCGCTCGGCCCTGCAGAACGCCGCCTCGATCGCGGCGCTGCTGCTGACCACCGAGGCCTGCGTCACCGACGAGCCGGAGAAGGACAAGCCGATGTCCGGCGGCGGCGGCGGCATGGGCGGCATGGGCGGGATGGACATGATGTAG
- a CDS encoding glycosyltransferase, with the protein MRILQIGKYYPPAKGGMETVLAAITEGLLARGEAVDVLVASADRATARAALAPGSGGELVRCGVAATLASQPLMPDLAVELRRLLRRRPDVVTLHWPNPLAAAALLLLGRELGGSRLTVWYHADITRQRLGGVLLRPLVRRLLDRCDGVAVSTASLREQSPLLAPHAPRTAVIPFGIDPVPWRASSHPGRGPLLFVGRLVYYKGVEVLLEAVARLPGAELDIVGDGPLRAALSRRAARPDLAGRVRLRGALDDAALRPLMGGAAALVLPSLMRAETFGLVQLEAMSAGLPVVATRLPTGVAEVTVHGETGWLVTPGDPAALASALAELLADPAEAARRGEAGRRRVDALYHRDRMVASLAAWYAQLVAAPGGGRDGL; encoded by the coding sequence ATGCGCATCCTCCAGATCGGCAAGTACTACCCGCCCGCCAAGGGCGGGATGGAGACGGTCCTGGCCGCGATCACCGAGGGCCTGCTCGCCCGCGGCGAGGCGGTCGACGTGCTGGTGGCGTCCGCGGATCGCGCCACGGCCCGCGCCGCCCTGGCGCCGGGGTCGGGCGGCGAGCTGGTGCGCTGCGGCGTGGCCGCGACCCTGGCCTCGCAGCCGCTCATGCCGGACCTGGCGGTCGAGCTGCGGCGCCTGCTGCGGCGCCGCCCCGACGTCGTCACCCTCCACTGGCCCAACCCCCTGGCCGCTGCGGCGCTGCTGCTGCTCGGGCGCGAGCTCGGCGGGTCCCGGCTGACCGTGTGGTACCACGCCGACATCACGCGCCAGAGGCTGGGCGGCGTCCTGCTGCGCCCGCTGGTCCGCCGCCTGCTGGATCGCTGCGACGGCGTCGCGGTCTCGACGGCGAGCCTGCGCGAGCAGTCGCCGCTGCTGGCGCCGCACGCCCCGCGCACGGCGGTCATCCCCTTCGGCATCGACCCCGTCCCGTGGCGCGCGTCGTCGCACCCCGGGCGCGGCCCCCTGCTCTTCGTCGGCCGGCTGGTCTACTACAAGGGCGTCGAGGTGCTGCTCGAAGCGGTGGCGCGCCTGCCCGGCGCGGAGCTGGACATCGTGGGCGACGGCCCGCTGCGCGCCGCGCTGTCGCGCCGCGCGGCCCGCCCCGATCTCGCGGGGCGGGTCCGCCTGCGGGGCGCCCTGGACGACGCGGCGCTGCGGCCGCTGATGGGCGGCGCCGCGGCGCTCGTGCTGCCGAGCCTGATGCGGGCCGAGACCTTCGGCCTGGTCCAGCTCGAGGCGATGTCCGCCGGCCTGCCCGTGGTTGCCACGCGCCTGCCGACCGGCGTCGCCGAAGTGACGGTGCACGGCGAGACGGGCTGGCTCGTGACGCCGGGAGATCCGGCGGCGCTCGCCTCGGCGCTGGCCGAGCTGCTGGCCGACCCCGCCGAGGCCGCGCGCCGGGGGGAGGCGGGTCGGCGGCGGGTCGACGCCCTCTACCACCGCGACCGGATGGTCGCGTCGCTGGCGGCGTGGTACGCGCAACTGGTCGCCGCCCCGGGAGGCGGTCGCGATGGGCTTTGA